Genomic window (Nymphaea colorata isolate Beijing-Zhang1983 chromosome 1, ASM883128v2, whole genome shotgun sequence):
ATCAAGGCAATAATGGCTTAAAAAGCACTGCACAAAGTACCAGATGTGCTTCCAAGCTTTGACTTTGCAAGCTTCTTTCAGCAGGTAGAAGTTCCAGAATAAACTTCTCAGATGTCTTTCGCTGGTTGTTTACATCACCTACTTCACTATCATgagaattttcaattttgtcaatCTTTTTTATGCAGCTAGCATAGTAACCTAAAAACAGCTCAACATTCCTGAACAAAAGAACCTGGCGGATTCACATTCGAATTTTAACAGGAACAATGCATCAATCCTCCAAAGTTCCAGGCAGATTCACATTCGAATTTTAAAATGTCTCCAATTGAATGAGAACCCCTAGCATCATTAATCGTTTAATCCACAAGGCGGATtcacatttgaatttttttgccTCCACAAGAACAACAACCAGTAGGCAGAAATTGTGAGACCAAAAGATCATACCGAAGTAAGCGACCCGTTCATGTGCGAAATCTAACGAAGAAGCTTTGATCTCCTCATTCCTCAAGTGCGATTCAGATCGCCAAACAAAAATCCTTTataaattagacaaatttgaaaattgagaTTCACTGCAGGAAAAATCCTATACATTAAGTGCGATCAGATTCACCGCTTCTTCTTAAGTTTCCACCAATACttaggaaaagaaacaaagaagctGGTGGGGACTAGGCTGGCCCGTATTTCAGTTGAAGTCTTAAAGAGAAAATCTCTGAACGAAATGTTTGTAGATTCTTCCACCATAGACGAAAGCACTAACCTCCCCTAGAGGATGAAGCATAGCAAAGGAGAGAGGGCTGGAGGGCTGGAGGTAGAGGAAAATGGCAGGAAGACAAACTAAACAAGCattgaaaaaggggaaaaaaatgaaaacccaacacGGCAACACCAATCTTATTGACGCAAGCAGCCAACAAAACAATTGTTTAATAATAAGAAATGATTCAAAcgattgaagaagaaaaagaaaaagcactcACGTTGGAAACTTGGAAATGGCCCCTGGCCCTTCGCGGCTTTGCCCCTTCCCCTTTCTGGTGAATGGTTGGGCGCAATGGGTGGGAAAACAAAATGTTTCCCACTAATGTTTAAACCTTTTAAGTTTTTGGTTTCTGACGTTGTTCATTGTGGGGCCCGACCCAATTCTGGGCAACAGCTAACACATGCCTTGAAGCTCCCCATGTGAAGCTCCTTGTTACATGGAGCTTTAGTGGGCTGGCCTGGGTAGAGGCCCATGCCAGCCCACatgtagctctgctactggGCCAGGGGACATGGAGTTGACGGTCGTGGCCATGAGGAAAGTGGTGAGCAGAGAGAGCAGAGTGTGGGTGTCGCTGTAGAGGAACGTCGGTGTGACGTTGTGGTTAGAGGAACGTCGGTGTGACGTTGTGGTTGTTGATGGTGCAGAGCTGCGGCAGGGCGGAAGAAATGGCGAACCTACCACTGGTGGTGCAGAGGTCACCTGCTCCCAGCGCGGGAGAGATGGCCGAGAAGATGGCCTGGTTAGGGGTGTATTTATACGCAAAATTTGGAAATTATAGATTCAGTccacctttttttgtttattttcaaaaacgCTATTGCATTTTTTACAAGTTAATGTCACAACGTTTTTgctaaaaagttttcaaaaagaggcttgcgaaagttaaTTTAAGAGGGAAACCACGATTTTATGTGTGAAATTAAACAAAGATACCGTCAGACTTATTATGAATTGCTAAAAGAGGGTTTGTGAAAATTCTTTTGCAATTTTAGCGAAAAACCAAGATTTTATATACAATTGCGTATATGTACCCCTTAGACTTATTAAAATTGTTGAAAGAGggttctgaaaataaatttgaaaatagatgAGGAAATTTACgttccaaaaattttaaattgagatTTCCTTGCTTTTAAGTGATATTTTAGAATATTATGGAGATAACATAACGTGATAATTTTTATGTTGCTTTCACTTTATTGTTTCTTATTTgtcatgaaaattaaatttagaaatgacttcaagagtgggagcctctGAACTAACCAAGATCGAAAAACTCAATGGAGGTAATTTTCATGCATGAAAGAGTACGATCATGTTGGCCTTGACTCTGGAGAGGTTGATGATCAACAAGTCTTTTTCCATTTTAGGAGATAAGCCTACAAATGAGGAAAGGAGAACATATGAGGCCTTTGAGACTGATAACTTGATGGCAAAAACCATCATGTCAGCTTTCATGAAAGATGACCTGATCAAGGTGTTTGAGGACAGTTCAATTGCCAAGGAGATGTTTGACTTTATCTCCTCAAAGTATAACACCACTACAACTATGCATATTCAGCTACTTCTAGAACAATACAACtcatataaaatgaatgagCCAGCTAAAATGGTTGACCATGTTATTAAGATGTTAGTCATGGCTAAAGACCTAGCTGTAGTAGGAAATGTAATATCTGATAACATGCTGATCTCTACCATCCTGAATAGCTTGCCACATTCTTGGGAGATGGCAGTCACTACCTTGAGTCTCCAATTTAACACTCTAACTTTAGAGAAGCTCCTCTTACAATTAGCTATTCAGCAAGAACATctggccaaaagaaaagatgTAGAATTAATGACAGTTCATGATAAATTTGCTAGTAGTCATATACTTGTAATacccaaacaatttaaaaagaaaaatgatggcaAGTTTAAGGACAACTTATAGATACTCAGAGAACACAAGAAATTGTTGTGAAATACTATACATGCAGAAAGCCTGGAAGAAGAACTGCAGGACTAAGTTcccaaacaaaaagaacaacaatGGCCAGAAAAACAATAATAGGAGGAGAAATCAAGGGGACTCCAACAGAGAAGTCATTTGTGTTGTGTCAGAGTGTTTGTTCACAGATGAGGATTTGACTAGTTGGTGGGTTGATTCGGGTGCTACTCATCATattgcaaagacaaaaaaaggtGTGATTCGTATGGTGGACTTGAGTTCGGGAGTTCAAAAGGtctatatgaaaaataactTAT
Coding sequences:
- the LOC116255930 gene encoding uncharacterized protein LOC116255930, with the protein product MLALTLERLMINKSFSILGDKPTNEERRTYEAFETDNLMAKTIMSAFMKDDLIKVFEDSSIAKEMFDFISSKYNTTTTMHIQLLLEQYNSYKMNEPAKMVDHVIKMLVMAKDLAVVGNVISDNMLISTILNSLPHSWEMAVTTLSLQFNTLTLEKLLLQLAIQQEHLAKRKDVELMTVHDKFASSHILVIPKQFKKKNDGKFKDNL